The Populus alba chromosome 4, ASM523922v2, whole genome shotgun sequence genome contains a region encoding:
- the LOC118036551 gene encoding auxin-responsive protein SAUR24-like yields MMAIRLPRILQAKQILLRGSSPARDVRKGYVAVYVGEEEKKRFVIPVSHLNQPSFQELLSKAEEEFGFDHQMGGLTIPCREDIFIDLTSRLNAS; encoded by the coding sequence ATGATGGCTATTCGCTTGCCTCGTATTCTTCAAGCTAAGCAAATTCTTCTTCGAGGATCATCTCCAGCTAGGGATGTTCGAAAAGGCTATGTTGCAGTATAtgttggagaagaagagaagaaaagatttGTGATTCCAGTGTCACACTTGAACCAGCCTTCATTTCAAGAGCTGCTAAGTAAAGCTGAAGAGGAATTTGGATTTGATCATCAAATGGGTGGTCTCACAATTCCTTGTCGAGAAGACATCTTCATCGATCTCACTTCTCGCTTAAATGCGTCATAA
- the LOC118036552 gene encoding auxin-induced protein 15A-like — MGFRLSAIVRAKQMLQLSPSASSVPKGCLAVYVGETQKKRFVVPVSYLNQAIFQDLLSQAEEQFGYDHPMGGLTIPCREEIFMDVISCLS; from the coding sequence ATGGGTTTCCGTTTGTCTGCTATTGTACGTGCTAAGCAAATGCTTCAGCTATCACCATCAGCTTCAAGTGTGCCAAAGGGCTGCCTGGCAGTTTATGTTGGAGAAACACAAAAGAAGAGATTTGTAGTTCCAGTATCATACTTGAACCAAGCTATATTTCAAGACTTGCTAAGTCAAGCTGAAGAACAATTCGGCTATGATCATCCAATGGGCGGTCTCACTATTCCATGCAGAGAAGAGATTTTCATGGATGTCATTTCTTGCTTAAGTTAA
- the LOC140955542 gene encoding uncharacterized protein, with product MNISAKDKLGYINGDFPQPSEADPTFRKWRTENSVLKGWLINSMDQSLVANFICFPTAKQVWDAIATTDFDGTDTSQVYELRRRVTRMRQRGGSIEKYYNDLQEIWREIDFRCPNPMECATDIQKYNSLIQEERVYIFLDGLDDRLDNIRSDILQLKPIPTIEQAYAHVKREDTRQVVMIAGAETATSGAVMTIKGSRFGQPPTLVMGKHNLSFKLKGPFDGGKCTHCGNTKHTRETCFKLHGYPEWWHELQARRKKGNTLPDEGTGRAATVTAEPQLSLIPMADSSTSKATGNYGQSFYSSSHQDESEWIIDSGATDHMTFDPADFSHTTQPQRTCIANANGVAYPIMGAGTVSLSPSLTLSHTLLIPSLSNKLMSDVLSKEIIGRGTKRGGLYYLDDFNHGKANHPKYKCFGQIMEGSLSTSDSKRSSSSKDDAISAAVYLLNRMPSKVLHFKTPLQVLSSHVALPTVLMLPPRVFGCVVFVHIHKNQRSKLDPCAVKCLFMGYGPTKKGYKCFDPINKRLYITMDATFIESEHLCSPTVPNSALQGECRREELNELSWYLTALTTVSTIDNSTNPTTTSSGDSPAQVDERELEEAKNDVEGIHENQLNGELVNQESQLTPLSAVPESPTENNLEVSSSTVPPYNSDLKTPVEYVLPFRHNRGKPPNRYSPDTEERRSKFPIANYVNNIADALADSKWAQAIQEEMEALKKNNTWKLIPQPEGKKTVGCKWVFSIKYKADGSIDRYKARLVAKGFTQTYGIDYVETFSLVAKLNTVRVLLSLAANLDWPLLQLDVKNAFLHGDLEEEVYIDIPPGFTSSSGIGVVCKLERALYGLKQSPRAWFGRFSSAMKRSCRWAKEKATGVCGQGHDQEVKLMVRAAALRGTMEELAAGGRGSKRRRRREERDRITVALGGRLVASCGGADDGKTSDEGGGG from the exons ATGAACATCTCAGCCAAAGACAAACTAGGGTATATTAACGGAGACTTCCCTCAACCCTCAGAAGCAGACCCAACATTCCGTAAATGGCGCACTGAAAACTCCGTGCTGAAAGGGTGGTTGATTAATTCAATGGACCAATCATTGGTTGCAAACTTCATCTGCTTCCCAACAGCAAAACAGGTGTGGGACGCCATTGCAACTACAGATTTTGATGGAACTGACACATCACAGGTTTATGAACTTCGACGCAGGGTAACTCGAATGCGGCAGAGAGGAGGATCAATCGAAAAATATTACAATGATTTACAAGAGATATGGCGGGAGATAGACTTTCGATGCCCCAATCCCATGGAATGTGCAACAGACATTCAAAAATATAACTCTCTGATACAGGAGGAAAGAGTTTATATTTTCTTGGATGGATTGGATGATCGACTTGACAACATTCGTAGTGACATTCTACAACTGAAACCGATTCCTACAATTGAGCAGGCCTATGCTCACGTAAAGAGAGAGGATACTCGACAGGTAGTGATGATAGCAGGGGCAGAGACTGCAACCAGTGGTGCTGTTATGACCATCAAAGGCTCAAGGTTTGGCCAACCACCAACGCTGGTAATGGGAAAGCATAACCTATCCTTTAAACTAAAGGGTCCTTTTGATGGAGGGAAATGTACACACTGTGGAAACACCAAACACACTCGAGAGACATGCTTTAAGTTGCATGGGTACCCTGAATGGTGGCATGAACTACAAGCTAGGAGGAAAAAAGGTAACACATTACCTGATGAAGGCACTGGTAGAGCCGCAACAGTCACAGCAGAACCTCAACTCTCACTCATCCCTATGGCAGACTCCTCCACTTCTAAAGCAACAGGTAACTATGGACAAAGTTTCTATAGTTCTAGCCATCAGGATGAAAGTGAGTGGATTATCGACTCTGGAGCTACGGACCATATGACATTTGATCCTGCAGACTTCTCACACACAACTCAACCACAAAGGACTTGTATTGCAAATGCAAATGGAGTTGCGTATCCAATCATGGGAGCTGGAACCGTGTCACTATCACCCTCACTCACTTTGTCCCACACTCTTCTCATTCCTTCATTATCTAACAAATTAATGTCT GATGTTCTCAGCAAGGAGATTATTGGGCGTGGTACTAAGAGAGGGGGGTTATACTACCTAGATGATTTCAACCATGGGAAAGCAAATCAT CCAAAATACAAGTGCTTCGGTCAAATAATGGAGGGGAGTTTGTCAACCAGCGATTCAAAGCGTTCTTCCAGCAGTAAG GATGATGCAATAAGTGCTGCGGTATACTTACTCAATAGAATGCCCTCTAAAGTCTTGCACTTCAAAACTCCCCTGCAAGTGCTCTCCTCTCATGTTGCACTACCCACCGTGTTGATGCTCCCACCACGTGTGTTTGGCTGTGTGGTTTTTGTTCATATCCATAAAAACCAACGCTCCAAACTTGATCCATGTGCTGTTAAATGTTTGTTTATGGGTTATGGACCAACTAAGAAGGGCTACAAATGCTTTGATCCCATTAACAAGAGACTCTATATCACCATGGATGCTACATTTATTGAGTCTGAACATTTATGTTCTCCTACGGTCCCCAATTCAGCTCTTCAGGGGGAGTGTAGAAGGGAAGAACTGAATGAACTGAGTTGGTACTTAACAGCGCTAACCACTGTTAGCACCATTGATAATTCAACAAATCCTACAACTACATCCAGTGGTGACAGTCCAGCACAAGTTGACGAAAGAGAACTTGAGGAGGCTAAAAATGACGTTGAAGGAATACATGAAAACCAACTTAATGGAGAGCTTGTGAATCAAGAAAGCCAACTAACCCCTCTCTCTGCAGTACCTGAATCTCCTACTGAGAACAACCTTGAGGTAAGCTCTTCCACTGTTCCCCCATATAATTCTGACTTGAAAACTCCCGTAGAGTATGTGTTACCTTTCAGACACAACAGAGGAAAGCCACCAAACAGGTACTCCCCTGATACCGAAGAAAGGCGATCCAAATTTCCCATTGCCAATTATGTAA ATAATATAGCAGATGCCTTGGCCGACTCTAAATGGGCACAAGCCATACAAGAAGAGATGGAAGccctaaagaaaaataatacatgGAAACTGATACCGCAacctgaaggaaaaaaaacagtagGGTGCAAATGGGTGTTCTCTATTAAATACAAGGCAGATGGATCAATTGACCGGTACAAAGCAAGGCTAGTAGCGAAAGGGTTCACACAGACATATGGTATAGATTATGTTGAGACCTTCTCACTAGTTGCTAAACTAAATACTGTTAGAGTTTTACTATCCCTTGCAGCAAATCTAGACTGGCCGCTACTCCAACTTGATGTGAAGAATGCCTTCCTCCATGGTGACCttgaagaagaagtttatatagATATCCCACCAGGCTTTACATCATCTTCAGGAATTGGAGTTGTATGCAAGTTGGAGCGAGCTCTATATGGATTAAAACAATCTCCTCGAGCATGGTTTGGGAGATTTAGCTCAGCCATGAAAAG AAGCTGCAGATGGGCGAAGGAGAAGGCTACCGGGGTCTGTGGTCAAGGCCATGATCAGGAGGTTAAGCTGATGGTTCGGGCGGCGGCGTTGCGAGGAACGATGGAAGAGTTGGCGGCTGGTGGCAGAggaagcaaaagaagaagaagaagagaggagagagacaGGATCACGGTGGCTCTCGGTGGTCGGTTGGTGGCTTCCTGTGGTGGAGCTGATGATGGAAAGACCAGTGATGAGGGTGGTGGTGGTTGA